Below is a genomic region from Aminiphilus circumscriptus DSM 16581.
GCACTGAAAGAATCGTTCCTGCGGCGATCACGTCCGCCGCATATTCGGCATCCAGCCCCATGCCGTCGGCGATGATGAAGTTGTTCACCGCGGGGGGCATGGCGGAGACGAGTACCACGGCCTGGGTGAGAATCTGCTCCGTGGGCCAGAGACAAAACATTCCCCAGGCAATGACGGGGTGAATGAAGAGCTTGAAAACGACGTCTCTCCCGGTCCGGCGAAGCCCCCGGACAAACCGCCCCGGATCGAGGGAGGCGCCGAGCGTGAGCAGGGCAATACCGCTTCCCGTGTCTCCCAGGGTCTTGAGCACCGTGTCGATCCATTCGGGAAGGTGCTGCAGGGAGGTCCGGCTCAGCAGAAGCCCTCCCGCAGTGGCCACGATCAGGGGATTGGCGAGCACACGCAGCAAAGTGATCCCGACGCTGCGCAGTGTAAGGCGCTTGTTCGCCGAGGCCAATTGCGCGCCGAGGATGGAGATGGCATTATAACCAACAAGCCCCATGGCGAGGTAGTGTGAAAGAGCGTCCAGGCCAGCCTGCCCCATGGCGATGGTGATGGCGGGAACACCCATGAAGACGTTGTTCGAGCGGACTGCCATGAGAACGGACACCGCCGCCCGCCGCGGTTCGCTCCGACAGATACGGGCGAGAATCCATGCCGTCAGAGGTGCGAGAAGAAATCCCGCGTGGATCGCCCAGAAGAGGTTCATCTGGGCGATCCCCTCTCCGCCGATGCGAAGGGTCGTCCGAAAAAGCAGCGCCGGGATGGCGATCCAGTAGAGAATGCCGTTGATGGATGGGAGCACCGCGTCCGGAAGAAACCCTTTTTTCTTCGCCAGATATCCGATGAGCATGATGCAGGTCAGCGGGAGAACCATTCGAAATCCGTGCACGGAGGCACCCCTTTCCGTTTTTCGCTGCTTGCGTGTATAGTTGAGTGTACGAGAAGCGCCGTTTGGAATCCAGAACCAAAGGAGGACGACGCGAGGAGTCCTTCGGAAAAGCTGCACAGAGGAGGCAACGCACTTGGCACACATTCCGTCTCACATTTTTCGCGAATACGACATCCGCGGCCTCGCGGAGGAGGAACTCACTTCTCCGGTCATGATCGCGGTCGGCAAGGCCTACGGAACGTTCCTCACCGAAAAGGGCATCCGAAAGGTTCCCGTCGGCGGTGACATACGCCTTTCGTCGAAACGGATCCGCAGGGATGTCATCGAAGGACTGCGCAGCACCGGCATGGACGTCATCGACATCGGCACCGTCATGACCCCCCTCTTCTACTGGAGCCTCTACCATTTCGGCTGCGACGGCGGCGTCATGGTTACGGGCAGCCACAATCCCAAGGAATTCAACGGCCTCAAACTCGCCCTCGGCAAGACCACGATCTTTGGGGAGCAGATCCAGGAGATTCGCCGCATCGCCGAAGAAGGACACTTCTTCGTGGCGGAACGCCCCGGCGTCCTCGAGCGGGCCGACATCGGCGAGGAGTATGTGGAGATGCTCTGCCGCAAAATCACTCTGGGGCCGAAAAAACTCAAGGTGGTGCTCGACGCGGGAAACGGCACGGCGGGACTCTTCATGGAAAAGTTCTTTCGGCGTCTTGGCTGCGACGTGCTCCCTCTCTTCGCGGAGCCCGACGGAACCTTTCCGAATCACCATCCCGACCCCACCGTACGAGAAAACCTCCAGACCCTCACGGAAACGGTCCTCCGGGAAAAAGCCGATCTGGGCATCGGTTTCGACGGTGACGCGGACCGACTCGGTGTGGTGGACGACGCGGGAGAGATGCTCCTCGGAGACACGCTCATGGCACTCTATTGGAGAGAAATCCTTCCGAAACACCCCGGTGCAACGGCGATCATCGAAGTCAAAAGTTCCCAGGCTCTGGTGGAGGAAGTGGAACGCCTCGGCGGCGTTCCTCTTTTCTGGAAATCGGGGCACTCCCTCATCAAAGCAAAAATGAAGGAAATCAACGCTCTT
It encodes:
- a CDS encoding AEC family transporter, with translation MHGFRMVLPLTCIMLIGYLAKKKGFLPDAVLPSINGILYWIAIPALLFRTTLRIGGEGIAQMNLFWAIHAGFLLAPLTAWILARICRSEPRRAAVSVLMAVRSNNVFMGVPAITIAMGQAGLDALSHYLAMGLVGYNAISILGAQLASANKRLTLRSVGITLLRVLANPLIVATAGGLLLSRTSLQHLPEWIDTVLKTLGDTGSGIALLTLGASLDPGRFVRGLRRTGRDVVFKLFIHPVIAWGMFCLWPTEQILTQAVVLVSAMPPAVNNFIIADGMGLDAEYAADVIAAGTILSVLTLPLWVRILGIG
- a CDS encoding phosphomannomutase/phosphoglucomutase — encoded protein: MAHIPSHIFREYDIRGLAEEELTSPVMIAVGKAYGTFLTEKGIRKVPVGGDIRLSSKRIRRDVIEGLRSTGMDVIDIGTVMTPLFYWSLYHFGCDGGVMVTGSHNPKEFNGLKLALGKTTIFGEQIQEIRRIAEEGHFFVAERPGVLERADIGEEYVEMLCRKITLGPKKLKVVLDAGNGTAGLFMEKFFRRLGCDVLPLFAEPDGTFPNHHPDPTVRENLQTLTETVLREKADLGIGFDGDADRLGVVDDAGEMLLGDTLMALYWREILPKHPGATAIIEVKSSQALVEEVERLGGVPLFWKSGHSLIKAKMKEINALFAGEVSGHMFFADEFYGFDDSFYAAARLLRLLSFEERRLSEIVRTIPRYYSTAETRIPCPDDKKFHVVAAVREEALKTHEAITVDGVRILYPHGWGLLRASNTQPILVARCEGRTPSALREIEEDMHRRIVLGGGVPFEWTY